GGCAGGCCGGTACCACTCCGCTGTACAACTGGTTCGCCGTTCTGGACTCCAACGCCGGTGGCAGGGGCGCGGGTTACGTCCCGGACGGGAAGTTGTGCAGTGCGGGCGACCGCAGCCCGTACAACTTCTCCGCGTACAACGCGGTCCGCACCGACTGGCCGAAGACGCACCTGACCTCGGGTGCGAACATCCAGCTCAAGTACAGCAACTGGGCCGCCCACCCGGGCAAGTTCGAGGTGTACCTCACCAAGAGCGGGTGGAGCCCCACCAAGGCCCTCGCGTGGGGCGACCTGGAGCACCTTCAGACGGTGACCAACCCGCCGCAGAACGGTGGTGTGGGCACGGACGGAGGCCACTACTACTGGAACCAGCAGTTACCGCAACGGAGCGGTCAGCACATGCTCTTCGTCCACTGGATCCGTTCGGACAGCCAGGAGAACTTCTTCTCCTGTTCCGACGTCGTCTTCGACGGCGGCAACGGTGAGGTCACCGGTCTGGCGGGCGGCGAGCGGTCGGCCGCCGAGGTCGAGGCGCTCGGGGCGGACGTGGAGAACACCAAGGCCGACCCGATCCACGCCGCCGGACACACCGAACACGCCGCGGCCGGCGAGAAGCTGGCAGCCTCCAGCGACGAGTCGGCCGTCGCCGTGCCCGCGGTGGTGGCGGGCCTGGGGGCAGTCGTCTTCGCCAGTGGCGCGTTGGTCTTCAACCGGAGCCGCCGGGCCAGGCAGCACGGCTGACGGCCGAGGACCCCGGCGCCGCCGCCGGGGTCCTCCCACCGTTCACGTCGTTCACGTCGCACCGCACTGCCGCAGCATCATCTGTCTGTCCGGGGCCGTCACCGGCATGTCGTGGTGAGAGCGAAGGCCAGGGGCCGGCAGTTGCCGTCGGACGCGAGGTGGATCTTCGTGGTCGGCCCGCCGCGGGAACGCCCGATGGCATGGTCGGCCGGCTCGCCGGCCGGGGCCCCTTTTGACGGGCCCCGGCTGCGTCCAGGGCGAACCGGTCCGGTACTTCCGGACGATCGCGTCGATCACCTGCCGATGATCACGCCACCGCCCACCCAGGGCCCGGGCGGGGCGGGGGCGTCAAGGCATCGCGTACTCGCCGACGTACTCGTCGAAGGGCTCGATGCCCACCTCCGTACGGAGTTCGTCGATCGCTCGGGCTCCTCGCAGGGCCACGGAAGCGGTGACGGCACGCCTCTTTTGGAGGGCCGGTGGGGTGAATGCCGGTCCAGGTCTGGCGCGGTATCGGTGGTTGCCGGATGCGATCGGATAAACACATCGCATCAGGGCCATTGGCCGGGAGACAGACCCCTTCACGTATCGGGTGGGCAGCGGCCGGGGTCCGTGCGGTCCGGTTCCTGATCCAGCGGGGGATCCAACGGGGCTCCCCCACGGTCATAAGGAGTCTGCTGTGCGATTCCCACCCCCCAAAGCGGCCGGCGTACTCACCGCCGTCGGGCTGGCCCTCGGGCTCGCCGCGATCCCCGCCCCGGCCTACGCCGCACCGATCACCTGCGACGCGAAGGCCCTCGTGACCGCCATCGACGCCGCCAATCTGGCCGGCGGCGGCACCGTCGAACTGGCCGCGAACTGCGTCTACTCCCTCGACGCGGTCGAACCAGCCGCCGGCGGCAACGGACCGAACGGGCTGCCGGTGATCACCGAGGCCGTCACCGTGAACGGCGCCAACTCCGTCATCGAACGCGCCACCGCGGCCGGTACCCCGAAGTTCCGCTTCTTCGAGATCGGCGGCGCCAGGGGTGAGCTCACCCTCAACAGAGTCACCCTGCGCAACGGCGACCCCACGGTCCTCGGTACCGAGAACGGCGGCGCCATCCTCGTCAACGCGAACCGCGTCCTGACCGTCAACAACAGTGTCCTGACCGGCAACACCGCCCATGAGGGCGGCGCCATCGCCTCCCTCGGCGGCAGCAGCACCCGGATCTCCGGCAGCGAGTTCACGAGCAACTCCGCGGTCGCCGGTGGAGGCGGCCTCTTCAACCTCGGCGGCGGCATCGCGATCCTCTCCACCACCATGTCGGAGACCTCCACCACCGTGTCCGAGACCCCGGTCGCCGAGACCCCCACGACGGTGTCCGAGACCCCGGTCGCCGAGACCCCCACGACGGTGTCCGAGACCCCGGTCGCCGAGACCCCCACGACCGTGCCCGAGGCCCCCACCACCGTGTCGAACAACACCACCACGGCCTCGAACAACTCGACCACGGTGTCCAACAACACCACCACCGTGTCGAACGGCAAAGCCGACTGCACCTGCACCGGGACGATCAGAGGCCCCGGCGCGCAGGCACTCTGACGGTCGGGCCCGGCCGGCCACTGTGGCTCGCGCCCGTCCTCAATCCCCGGACGGGCCTTTCCGGCCCGTCCGGGGGACATCCACCGAGGTGATCAGGACCGCCACCGTCGGATGGCTCGGCAGCGCGGCCGAGACCTGTCGGCACACCGCCCGCGCCACCTTCTGTGGATGGTGGCCCGCCGCCGTCGCCAGCTCGACACGGACATGCCCCCTCGTGACGAGCACCGGCGTGCCGAGCGCCGCGGAAAGATGGGCGACACCCGGGACGTTCGCCGCGACGACCGCCGCCGTGCCCCTCGGAACGATCACGGTTGCCCCGACTGGCGCAGCGGTTCCCGAGGAGTCCGTGGACGGCTCCTCCAGCAGCGCCGTCACCCGTAGGTCCACCTCCGTCACCTGTAGCCCCAGCCGGTCCACCGCGTGCCGGTACAGGGCCGTGCGCAGCCGCTCCGCCACATCAGGCAGGGGCTCGCCCGCGACCGTCGCGAACTCCCCCTCGATACGGAGCGCCCCCGGCGGCAGCGCACTGGGCGGCGGCTCCACGGCGGGCCGGCCCGCCGAGCCGGGGTCGGCCAGGGAGAGCCTCAGCCGGCCCAGAGTGGTGCCGGGCACTTCCGCCGTCGTACGCCGCA
This window of the Streptomyces niveus genome carries:
- a CDS encoding lytic polysaccharide monooxygenase auxiliary activity family 9 protein, which encodes MAINSVRARRTLALAGAAGVVAAVLSVPSPASAHGVSIMPGSRTNLCYKDLLQNSSTQMPSNPACAAAVRQAGTTPLYNWFAVLDSNAGGRGAGYVPDGKLCSAGDRSPYNFSAYNAVRTDWPKTHLTSGANIQLKYSNWAAHPGKFEVYLTKSGWSPTKALAWGDLEHLQTVTNPPQNGGVGTDGGHYYWNQQLPQRSGQHMLFVHWIRSDSQENFFSCSDVVFDGGNGEVTGLAGGERSAAEVEALGADVENTKADPIHAAGHTEHAAAGEKLAASSDESAVAVPAVVAGLGAVVFASGALVFNRSRRARQHG